GGGGAATGGACTGATTTAGGTGCTATCGATGGATAGTAAATGGATAAACCCACCACCACGACCAAGGGATGTCCATCATCGTCCGTGAGTCCCACATTATCGCAGCCATCGCCCTCGTTCTGCCGGTGAACTATGAACTTGGTCATACAACAAAGCACGATCTAAAAAGATGATTGACTTAGGGAGGTCTTAtcttaaaatacaattttgttgcatattcaaattttttgattTCAATATGACTTACGCTAATGAATTTGACAGAATTTAATGAATATGGCTCCAATATTCACCATTGTTCTGACTTTAAAACGTTGCCCATTACCAATTACTTACCAGAAACTTAAGGGCCAGGACCCATAACGCCATCAGGATGTAAAAGCAGTTCCACACCGCACTAACGAACGCAGGCAAGCATCCGTTCGCATTGATTGAGTCCACGGTGAGAGCGGGAAAAGGCTGCCGGCTATTGCCACCGATGGACTGCCCCTCACTGGGCAGGAAATTGTTAAAGCAGCTGTCGCAGGAGCGCTTGCAGCAGGCGAAGGGTGCCAGGACCATCGACGTGCAGTTATTCTCCCGCCGTGGCATCCACTCCGCGTTCATCCAGTCCTTGTAGCCATGCACCCCGCAGCACTCCTTGTGCCACTGCAGTCCGTCCCACAGGAGTTTCCACTCGGGACACGAGTAGTACATGTCGATGCCGCGGGTCAGCGAGGTGTCCGCCGCATTCTCGAGGACATCGACACCCCGGTAAAGATTCCAAACGCACCCGAAACCGGAGGCAATGATTACGCAGGAGTAGAAGGCCCACACGGATAGCAAGAGGCGAATGTTCGGCGTGCAGCGACGCCGCCAAATTCGCCGCCACATGGCAATGCTGCAGAGAAAGGTCACCACCACCTGGGCGCCAAACACGTAGATCCCAAACAGATAGCCGTAGACCAGGCGGCACTCAATATCCGATAGATAGCCGGTGAGCACGGTGTGGTAGTAGGCGGTCACCACCAGGATCAGCAGTCCGATCACGGCCTCGGTTATTAACAGCAGGTGGAGGTAGACGGAGGCTCGGCGGAAGGGCTGGCGCATTTGGTCATCCTCGTGGGCATCGATCCAAAGTTTGGCTTGTCGACGAGGTTTTAGCTCTGAACTCGAATTTCATTTGGATTGACGCTGATTGCAAGGACTTgggtgtttgaattttaaagtGTACTACaacttgaatttaattttttttatcccTAAGGGCAGTAAAAACAATGATGCATTGAAAAATCGctttacaaatatgtatatttacatCTTTTTATTTGGTAAGCAGTTGATAAATGTATACACTTAACTATATTTCAGTTTAAAACCTTTTCATTTTGGAGCTTGATCAGTTGGAGCATATCCCACTCATGGGGCAGCGGTTTACCGCACAAAGCTAAACTTGAGTACGCCAGATGTGTAGTCCGTATTGGGTCCAATCTGTTTTGCATCCACCTTTATCAGCCTTATGTTATCAACGCAGCGCGAACTTTGAACTATTTCCGGATTGATATCGCTATGCCGGATCCACAGCTCTAGAGGGCGAATGCGCCAGCTTTgcttggccaaaatggcaatACACCTCCAGACGAAGGATTCTCCATGGCAGAAGGTTCGAGTGATGTCGAGGACTCTCAGCTGTCGACAATTGATCACGAATTCCAGCAGGCCCAAAGGACTCTCCAACTGATAGCCACACAAATGGAGTTCGGTTAGCTCACCCAGTTGACTGGCTAGCTGCCGCAGTATCTGATCCCCCAGGCACTGCACCTGGACgccctcctccttctcctcctcttcctctgGCTGGCTGTGCAGCTCCAGTCGCGTCAAGTGACTAAGATTTCCCAGCTCCCTGAAGAACCGGCCATAGTCGTGCAAAACTCCACTGAAACTAAAGGCCTCAATTTGTCGGCCATCGCCGGGAGGACTTGTGGGACTAACTATCCTCGATAGGACatcaaagacaaagttcctgGAATAGATCGACAGCTTTCGCAGGTTTGGCAATGTCAGTAGTTGCTGCGTAATATCCGACTCCATACACACGTGGTAATCCGCAATCTTGATATGCTCCAGTGTGGGACACAGCTGCAGATCCGCCAGATCACAGCAGTTCACCTCGTCACAGTCCTCCATTATGTCAAATTTGCGTAGTCGCAGCTGCCGGAAGATGTCCCTAAAGTGTTGCGATTCCAGAAAATGGCAATCATGCAGGCGGAGATCGGTAAGCTCATCCAGGTCGCATAGGTATTTTCCGGTAATTTGGCAGCCTCTAAGTTTGAGGCTTTTTAGATTGGGAAATACCCTCTGCAGCATTCGCACATCCTCATCCACGAAGCGAACGCGTCTCCGTCTATACACATTGCCCAGCCACTCGAAAGAGTGAATCCTCTCCAGCGTGTGGTTACTGAGCAGTCGCAGTCTTCGGACATCCAACTGCTTGCAACTCAGGTGCTGCATGTGCGGAGCCAGGGCCAAGATGAAAGCCACAAACTGTCGGGAATTGGCTCCCGAGCGTCCGAACATCTCGTCCTGCAGGACAACGTTGCGAACACGGGTCTCCCAGAGCATGTGCACTACGCCCGCCAAGCGCCTGTTCAACCTGCTAATCTGGAACTGCTGGTACGTGTCCAGCTGGCGGATGATCAAAGCCAGGACATCGTCATTCAGCTGGAGCAGCGTTACTGCAGTGGGTTCTAAAAAGTTGAAGGACGATCGTCTTAATAGGCTCagttgtattgtttttttttttttcgtttttagcCAATTCCTTACCTGTATCGCTTGCGGACGTCATCTGCGGTCTGTTCTCGATCGTGGTACTTGGAATACTAATGAATTCACGCAGTTGCCACGGTCAGTAGTCCGATGCTACCTAGTGCGAAGGTCATTTAGGGGTGGGTTTCCAGGCAGATCGGGCGGAATTCGCGCTACCTAAACGACTTATCCTTTTGGAGATGGGAAAACGAAGCGATAGTTTTCGGGGTATCCCAGAGATACGAAATCATAATAATATCCTTaaccaaaaaatataattctaCTCAGGGTTACTCAGTTTCTTGTAAAATCCGGTTTTATGCTTATGCTGCGCGTTTTTGCTgctcatttatttgttttgtttagtgCTTACTActtcataaattttaattacattttactCGTAACTTGTAcaatatatactatatatatatatatttcatttgttgtCCAATTTCTGTCGTATaggcatatatattttaggtATATATAGTGTTGTATTGTATCTGATTTATAGTACATTATTGTTTCTATTTAGTATTGTTACTGTTTGTTGCTTTtaatgtttacgttaattggGGCATTCCAAGCGTTTTCTTCAGCTTCTGTTAATTTTTCTCCTAGGAAACATTTTTGCCGCTGTCCCAGCGTTTAATCATTAAGGTTAATGGGTATGTGTCTGTCGATCAGTGAGTGTGGGTTGTGGAGAAAGTTACCTCTATTCTCACGGCTTGCACTACGCAACTTACAagtaaattatttcgtttgttcATTAATATTGCAACACAAGTGAATTGTCTCCATAAACTTGCCTTTCACGTACTACACATACATATCCGTTATATATTAGTCAATAATCGTACAATAATATATATCTCTATATGCATTCTATATACTGCGCTCTATACACATCaccaaaaatccaaaaacacCCAAAAACTAACACGGATACTCAACTACATAATTATAGACGTGTGATAGTGTGTGTTTGCGACTTcgaaaacaattattttcagtGTGAAAGCAAAATACATGCATATCAatgataatttcattttcaattttcaattgttCCCTGCATTCTAAGTGTATTCAAAATGTGCACTTTGCTGCGATGATCgtgaatcaataaaattagGTTAAATAAAACCAAGTTCTGTCTTTAAATGGTTAAACAAACagttttacattttccgtttaTTCGTGTACAGTTACagtttgttaaattaaattaaaattgtattttaagcatttaattctcgataattaaatgtataaaatgttGCATTTAAAAGGAAGCATAATGTGTGGGTCGTGTGTCTGTCAGTTTGTCTGTGTATTGTTTTCTTACTAAATTATTAAACTTTGACTCGTGTttaatatacttttttttagatttctcttccttttttgtaaaatttaaagcaGATATGTTGTTGCTTGTGGCGCTTGGGGATTTCTCGTTAATTGTTTCACTTTCTTTTATTTCGTTACGGCTTAAACTTGTTCTTaatgtttgttgttttcaaCACAAGCACAGTTAAGggttataattaattttagaGTTGTGCCTAgtcgtatatatgtatatgtatgggttgttgttgttgttgcttgttaACTTTAATAGTGGGGTAATAACTTGTTGTTATAGGTTTAGTATTCCATATATCATAAtcgtaattgtaattgtaatcaTAATGATTGGGCGACGCGCCCAACTAAAAACTACTCGCACTCCCACGCGGGAACTCCTATCTCCATTCCTTCGATCCGTGCTTTCAATCATTACTTTTAGTAGTTCAACtaacattaaatataataacttGTTTGTTTAATCCCTTTTCATTATCTCGTTAGTTGGGTCTGCCGTTATGCTGCTTCTGTTTCCACTGTCatataattgtatatatatctCATAATCATCACAGCCCCACTTTCAGGGCTCGATATATTGTAAACTGGGTTAAGGACTACACTTGGCCAATATATGTGAAAGTTTTCGCGCGTTAGCTCGTTATTAATGTTCCTCcttggaaaatgcaaaaataatacagtTGTGATAATAATTTTCGATAGATTTCCAAGGGTCTTGTTGCGTGTTATTTACAAACTATaagtatatattataattGTATGCCTATGCATATCTGCATATGTTTATGTATGATGAGGATGCTTTCTATGAATGTCGCTCCATATGGATATAATCATAACTTAGTcaaaacacaataaaaatacaaGATGGTGCGCTTCTGCTGGTTACGGCAACAAAAACCCCTTAACTTTAAGTGTCTAGCGAGAAAATTGCCTGAGACGGATTGGTCTTCGGATCCATTTGATTCACTGAGCGCAGCTAAGGAACAATCGGATATCACAAAAACCATATCGATCGACCCAAACAAAGTCACGCGCCGCCTGGCACACATTTCAAAAATGTAGAAAACACGTGAATAAAATTAGACGCTAAGCGCCTAAGCATTAAAGATACACATAAAAGGGAGAGATACCAAGAACAAACTATGAGATGATTCGTATTGCACGTTAAAGCTGGCGGCGGCAGACTAATTGAGGAGTGTTTAATTTGCTTGCGATTGGGACACATATCTCGTTGAGTTTCCAGGgtgatttgattattttaaattacttgatttaaaatatttcacgaattaaaatcttaataattgataacaaaatatttaattaccatcaattaaattttggggCTTTAGAAGACTGGACATTTTAAAGGCAATACTGTGCCATTTCGTCCTAAAAGTAATATTTACCACACACGCTTGCTTTAAAAATCGACACACCCTAGAAACCCAGCGTATCACGATATCCGCTTGGGGCCACCGATCAGCGTAACCAGCGCGCTGCTAAAACTATTGTACATACAACTAGCTGCTTATATGGGGTGCGCTTGTTATGATGTGTGTCCTATCTAGAGAAGTCGCGTCAGCTCGGCTCACTAGCACTGGCTCACTGGTGGCACGCATGCCTTCACCACGCCGCTTGCGACGACGCAGTGGCCGCTGTGGCAGCTATTGAGGTGCTGGTCGTGCTGCTGGAGTGGGCTGTGGTGGGAGTGTAGCCGTGCAGGAGGGGCTACTGTTAGTAAACAACCGGGTGCTGTTCCACGTTCGCTGGCAGATGCTGCAGCTGGATGGCGGCACGTGCCAGAGCACTTGGGTCACTGATCAAGGCGATGGgcggcggctgctgttgctgctgcggtggCGGGGCCTGTGGATGaccctgctgttgctgctggtgatgctgttgctgttgttgctgctggtgttgctgttgctgctgttgacgatgctgctcctgctgatgATGGTGAGCCGCCTGTTGGATGGACAACTGaagcagttgttgctgctgctgcaactgctgttgctgctgctggtgtgcAGCCACTGCAgcctgctgttgatgttgcgcGGCCActtgttgttgatgctgctgatgTGCAGCAGCCGCCTGTTGCTGAGCTGCTTGCTGTtgggcagcagcggcggctgcGGCCTGTTGCtgtgcagctgctgcggcggctgctTGCTGCTTCTGCGACTGCTGTTGAGCAGCCGCATTATGTGAGATGAGCGTAGAGGTAACCAGGGGCACCAGACCCGGTGTTAACTGGACCGCACCGGCTCCGCCCGCCGCACCCGCCGTGATCTGCTGAATGGTGTGCATTGTGGTGGTCGCCGAGTGATGGGGAACTGAAACGGTAGGAGGACCGGTTAAGTTGGGCGACTTGGGCACGGGAAGACTCGCTTGCGCTAGCGCAGTCGTGTTTGCCGACTCACTTATGATCGGTTTCACTTCCTGCTTGACTTGCGTCAGCACACCAGCCGGTAtttgcggatgcggatgcacGGGTGGTGGCGGCATCATAGCATCCGGGTGATTCATCTTCATGTGGCGCTTCAAATTGCCGCGCTCGACGAACGCCTTGCTGCACAGTGTGCACGCGTGTGGTTTCTCACCCGAATGGGAGCGCATGTGCGAGACCAAGTGACCTGCGAAACGGACAATGGAAGCGACATGAAGATCTGATCGTCGGGGATCTTGAATTTCGAAAACGGCTCAGGTAAGTTTTGGGGGCTTGCTCTCACAGTCGTTGTCGGCATGCAAATTAGGCTCAAGAGGTAAATGTCTAGTCATCATTTTTGTTAACAAGAAACCGAAATCTTAAATAATGCTAGAAGTTATCTAATAAGTATTTACATAATTTGCTTTTCAATGCAACAAGTTTTGCACTGAtcataaaatgaataaatgtattaaatcaaGAATTATGTACACATTATCTATTTAATTCCTTTCTATATGATTTGCAATTCTTTACTTTCTTTactgtttaattaaaatagctacatatattaaaataataaaacaagtTTTTAAACATGAATCTTCTGAAAAACTAAACgatttttgatttggtttcTGACTAGAATCGACCCACGAAAACGACATTTGGAGGCTGTGAAAGCAATCCCCACAACAGCAACTGGAGAAGAGGATCGGGATTAAGGTATTTGGATTATGACTGTAGCTGGGACACTATGCTGACGCCACGCCACGCGTGCCTCCACTGGATGCATGCAACGCACAGCCAACAATCATAGAGCTCACTCACCTTTGCAGATGAAGTTCTTGGGGCACTTCTCGCAGGCGAATGGCCGCTCCATCTCCTGGCCCTTGGTATGGCTGCGCTGATGGAAGAGCAGATTGCCCTTGAGCGGGAACGATTTGCCGCACGTCTCGCAGGTGAAGGGCCGGTCACCGGTGTGGCACCGCGACATATGGTTGATCAGGTGTTCCTTGCGCGTAAACGGCTTGTTGCAAACGTTGCAGCAATGCGGATTGTCGCTCGAATGCTGGCGCATATGATTGTTGAGGTGCTCCTTCCGCGTAAACGTCTTCTGGCAGTACTCGCACTTGTGCGGCGAGTCGCCCGTGTGCAGGCGCACATGGTTCGTCAGGTGCTCCTTGCGCGTGAAGGTCTTCTTGCAGTAGGAGCAGCGGTGCGGGGAGTCGCCCGTGTGCTGGCGCACATGGTTCGTCAGGTGCTCCTTGCGCGTGAACGTCTTGGTGCAGTACGTGCACTTGTGCGGCGACTCGCCTGTATGTTGCCGTACATGATTAACCATGTGATCTTTGCGCGTGAACGCTTTCGTGCAGTACGTGCACTTGAACGGTGTCTCACCCGTGTGCTGGCGTATGTGGTTGACCAGGTGCTCCTTGCGCGTGAACGTCTTCATGCAGTAGGAGCAGCGGTGTGGCGACTCTCCCGTATGCTGGCGCACGTGGTTAAGCAAGTGCTCCTTTCGCGTAAACGTCTTGGAGCAAAAGTCGCACCGGTGCGGCGTCTCGCCTGCTTGCGTGGCAAATGTGTGGGTGTCGCGCGAATGGGACGAGAAAATGTTTAGAGATTAGTAATCATCGCCATGGAACAGGGGGGGCGGTCATGGTTTGGTCTGGCTGGTTGCGGGTCACTGGACACCTGGCGCGGATTGGTCTTGTGTTGTTTATCTCCTCTAGGCGACGGGGGAAAAGAGCTGCGTGTTGCAATCGTGTGTTCACCGTCCCCGCGATCTGGATTTTAGGAAAACTAACTACAAGAACAAACCATATGTCTAAACCTTGAGTTTCAAGGGATTAAAGAGAAGTAGAAGAATTTAAAAGCTAGAATCAATCAgcttttaaacattaaaaaaaaaaggattaaagaaaataatttaaagacTTGCTGACTTCTAAGTTAAGTCCTatcaaaacatatttttatagaGAGTTACGCTGAAAATGACTATCAAAACATACAATTGCTGTAAGTAATTCTAAGACTACATTCTAAATCAAAAGTTAGTTATATTAGAAATGATTAATCTCTTTTTAACAAGAATGTTAAAAGTAAAGTTGGAAAAGTAATTGATCCACAAAGAACAGTGGAGTGCAACTAGCTTTTACCCCAATCCTAGCCAGAGTTCGTTATCGCTGCGCCGCCAAGTGTCTGTGTATacagggtttttttttatgtgtcgTGGACTGTAGCTGGAGGCTGGGTAGGATTCGATCGGGATCGAGGTGCAGGAAGCGGGCTTACGATTCGTTTTGTCTCTTTACCTGTATGCCAAAGTATGTGATTGGTGAAGTGCTCCTTGCGGCTAAAGCTCTTGCCGCAGATCTCGCAACGGAACGGCGTCTCGTTGGTATGGGATCGCATATGATTGGCTAGGTGCTCCTTGCGCGTATATTTCTTGCCGCAGACATCGCACTGGTGCGGCGTTTGACCTGGATATGTGGGAGAGGGTAGCAGAACAGAACGGAATTGTTGTATATAGGGA
The sequence above is a segment of the Drosophila melanogaster chromosome 2L genome. Coding sequences within it:
- the crol gene encoding crooked legs, isoform E, whose translation is MQHVSAASSVPSVVTPVVTTGGTTITLGGPPPLPKSEHKEDGKPPHGIEMYKVNIEDISQLFTYHEVFGKIHGDVVNHQLAAAHGGQLPPPPPLPPQVTSHAASAAAAAAAASTNNAAVAAVMASANAAAAAAAAASAGGGLPPATSGNGGQQVTVTTTSSSTSSGGSTTSGGTTTTAGELLMPKMEGGIHGVDGSGNGGNGGGQNVALAPDGTPIATGTHVCDICGKMFQFRYQLIVHRRYHSERKPFMCQVCGQGFTTSQDLTRHGKIHIGGPMFTCIVCFNVFANNTSLERHMKRHSTDKPFACTICQKTFARKEHLDNHFRSHTGETPFRCQYCAKTFTRKEHMVNHVRKHTGETPHRCDICKKSFTRKEHYVNHYMWHTGQTPHQCDVCGKKYTRKEHLANHMRSHTNETPFRCEICGKSFSRKEHFTNHILWHTGETPHRCDFCSKTFTRKEHLLNHVRQHTGESPHRCSYCMKTFTRKEHLVNHIRQHTGETPFKCTYCTKAFTRKDHMVNHVRQHTGESPHKCTYCTKTFTRKEHLTNHVRQHTGDSPHRCSYCKKTFTRKEHLTNHVRLHTGDSPHKCEYCQKTFTRKEHLNNHMRQHSSDNPHCCNVCNKPFTRKEHLINHMSRCHTGDRPFTCETCGKSFPLKGNLLFHQRSHTKGQEMERPFACEKCPKNFICKGHLVSHMRSHSGEKPHACTLCSKAFVERGNLKRHMKMNHPDAMMPPPPVHPHPQIPAGVLTQVKQEVKPIIIPHHSATTTMHTIQQITAGAAGGAGAVQLTPGLVPLVTSTLISHNAAAQQQSQKQQAAAAAAAQQQAAAAAAAQQQAAQQQAAAAHQQHQQQVAAQHQQQAAVAAHQQQQQQLQQQQQLLQLSIQQAAHHHQQEQHRQQQQQQHQQQQQQQHHQQQQQGHPQAPPPQQQQQPPPIALISDPSALARAAIQLQHLPANVEQHPVVY
- the crol gene encoding crooked legs, isoform C, which gives rise to MQHVSAASSVPSVVTPVVTTGGTTITLGGPPPLPKSEHKEDGKPPHGIEMYKVNIEDISQLFTYHEVFGKIHGDVVNHQLAAAHGGQLPPPPPLPPQVTSHAASAAAAAAAASTNNAAVAAVMASANAAAAAAAAASAGGGLPPATSGNGGQQVTVTTTSSSTSSGGSTTSGGTTTTAGQTPHQCDVCGKKYTRKEHLANHMRSHTNETPFRCEICGKSFSRKEHFTNHILWHTGETPHRCDFCSKTFTRKEHLLNHVRQHTGESPHRCSYCMKTFTRKEHLVNHIRQHTGETPFKCTYCTKAFTRKDHMVNHVRQHTGESPHKCTYCTKTFTRKEHLTNHVRQHTGDSPHRCSYCKKTFTRKEHLTNHVRLHTGDSPHKCEYCQKTFTRKEHLNNHMRQHSSDNPHCCNVCNKPFTRKEHLINHMSRCHTGDRPFTCETCGKSFPLKGNLLFHQRSHTKGQEMERPFACEKCPKNFICKGHLVSHMRSHSGEKPHACTLCSKAFVERGNLKRHMKMNHPDAMMPPPPVHPHPQIPAGVLTQVKQEVKPIIIPHHSATTTMHTIQQITAGAAGGAGAVQLTPGLVPLVTSTLISHNAAAQQQSQKQQAAAAAAAQQQAAAAAAAQQQAAQQQAAAAHQQHQQQVAAQHQQQAAVAAHQQQQQQLQQQQQLLQLSIQQAAHHHQQEQHRQQQQQQHQQQQQQQHHQQQQQGHPQAPPPQQQQQPPPIALISDPSALARAAIQLQHLPANVEQHPVVY
- the crol gene encoding crooked legs, isoform G, with the translated sequence MQHVSAASSVPSVVTPVVTTGGTTITLGGPPPLPKSEHKEDGKPPHGIEMYKVNIEDISQLFTYHEVFGKIHGDVVNHQLAAAHGGQLPPPPPLPPQVTSHAASAAAAAAAASTNNAAVAAVMASANAAAAAAAAASAGGGLPPATSGNGGQQVTVTTTSSSTSSGGSTTSGGTTTTAGELLMPKMEGGIHGVDGSGNGGNGGGQNVALAPDGTPIATGTHVCDICGKMFQFRYQLIVHRRYHSERKPFMCQVCGQGFTTSQDLTRHGKIHIGGPMFTCIVCFNVFANNTSLERHMKRHSTDKPFACTICQKTFARKEHLDNHFRSHTGETPFRCQYCAKTFTRKEHMVNHVRKHTGETPHRCDFCSKTFTRKEHLLNHVRQHTGESPHRCSYCMKTFTRKEHLVNHIRQHTGETPFKCTYCTKAFTRKDHMVNHVRQHTGESPHKCTYCTKTFTRKEHLTNHVRQHTGDSPHRCSYCKKTFTRKEHLTNHVRLHTGDSPHKCEYCQKTFTRKEHLNNHMRQHSSDNPHCCNVCNKPFTRKEHLINHMSRCHTGDRPFTCETCGKSFPLKGNLLFHQRSHTKGQEMERPFACEKCPKNFICKGHLVSHMRSHSGEKPHACTLCSKAFVERGNLKRHMKMNHPDAMMPPPPVHPHPQIPAGVLTQVKQEVKPIIIPHHSATTTMHTIQQITAGAAGGAGAVQLTPGLVPLVTSTLISHNAAAQQQSQKQQAAAAAAAQQQAAAAAAAQQQAAQQQAAAAHQQHQQQVAAQHQQQAAVAAHQQQQQQLQQQQQLLQLSIQQAAHHHQQEQHRQQQQQQHQQQQQQQHHQQQQQGHPQAPPPQQQQQPPPIALISDPSALARAAIQLQHLPANVEQHPVVY
- the crol gene encoding crooked legs, isoform H, translated to MQHVSAASSVPSVVTPVVTTGGTTITLGGPPPLPKSEHKEDGKPPHGIEMYKVNIEDISQLFTYHEVFGKIHGDVVNHQLAAAHGGQLPPPPPLPPQVTSHAASAAAAAAAASTNNAAVAAVMASANAAAAAAAAASAGGGLPPATSGNGGQQVTVTTTSSSTSSGGSTTSGGTTTTAGQTPHQCDVCGKKYTRKEHLANHMRSHTNETPFRCEICGKSFSRKEHFTNHILWHTAGETPHRCDFCSKTFTRKEHLLNHVRQHTGESPHRCSYCMKTFTRKEHLVNHIRQHTGETPFKCTYCTKAFTRKDHMVNHVRQHTGESPHKCTYCTKTFTRKEHLTNHVRQHTGDSPHRCSYCKKTFTRKEHLTNHVRLHTGDSPHKCEYCQKTFTRKEHLNNHMRQHSSDNPHCCNVCNKPFTRKEHLINHMSRCHTGDRPFTCETCGKSFPLKGNLLFHQRSHTKGQEMERPFACEKCPKNFICKVPHHSATTTMHTIQQITAGAAGGAGAVQLTPGLVPLVTSTLISHNAAAQQQSQKQQAAAAAAAQQQAAAAAAAQQQAAQQQAAAAHQQHQQQVAAQHQQQAAVAAHQQQQQQLQQQQQLLQLSIQQAAHHHQQEQHRQQQQQQHQQQQQQQHHQQQQQGHPQAPPPQQQQQPPPIALISDPSALARAAIQLQHLPANVEQHPVVY
- the crol gene encoding crooked legs, isoform F, with the protein product MQHVSAASSVPSVVTPVVTTGGTTITLGGPPPLPKSEHKEDGKPPHGIEMYKVNIEDISQLFTYHEVFGKIHGDVVNHQLAAAHGGQLPPPPPLPPQVTSHAASAAAAAAAASTNNAAVAAVMASANAAAAAAAAASAGGGLPPATSGNGGQQVTVTTTSSSTSSGGSTTSGGTTTTAGELLMPKMEGGIHGVDGSGNGGNGGGQNVALAPDGTPIATGTHVCDICGKMFQFRYQLIVHRRYHSERKPFMCQVCGQGFTTSQDLTRHGKIHIGGPMFTCIVCFNVFANNTSLERHMKRHSTDKPFACTICQKTFARKEHLDNHFRSHTGETPFRCQYCAKTFTRKEHMVNHVRKHTGQTPHQCDVCGKKYTRKEHLANHMRSHTNETPFRCEICGKSFSRKEHFTNHILWHTAGETPHRCDFCSKTFTRKEHLLNHVRQHTGESPHRCSYCMKTFTRKEHLVNHIRQHTGESPHKCTYCTKTFTRKEHLTNHVRQHTGDSPHRCSYCKKTFTRKEHLTNHVRLHTGDSPHKCEYCQKTFTRKEHLNNHMRQHSSDNPHCCNVCNKPFTRKEHLINHMSRCHTGDRPFTCETCGKSFPLKGNLLFHQRSHTKGQEMERPFACEKCPKNFICKGHLVSHMRSHSGEKPHACTLCSKAFVERGNLKRHMKMNHPDAMMPPPPVHPHPQIPAGVLTQVKQEVKPIIIPHHSATTTMHTIQQITAGAAGGAGAVQLTPGLVPLVTSTLISHNAAAQQQSQKQQAAAAAAAQQQAAAAAAAQQQAAQQQAAAAHQQHQQQVAAQHQQQAAVAAHQQQQQQLQQQQQLLQLSIQQAAHHHQQEQHRQQQQQQHQQQQQQQHHQQQQQGHPQAPPPQQQQQPPPIALISDPSALARAAIQLQHLPANVEQHPVVY
- the crol gene encoding crooked legs, isoform D, translating into MQHVSAASSVPSVVTPVVTTGGTTITLGGPPPLPKSEHKEDGKPPHGIEMYKVNIEDISQLFTYHEVFGKIHGDVVNHQLAAAHGGQLPPPPPLPPQVTSHAASAAAAAAAASTNNAAVAAVMASANAAAAAAAAASAGGGLPPATSGNGGQQVTVTTTSSSTSSGGSTTSGGTTTTAGELLMPKMEGGIHGVDGSGNGGNGGGQNVALAPDGTPIATGTHVCDICGKMFQFRYQLIVHRRYHSERKPFMCQVCGQGFTTSQDLTRHGKIHIGGPMFTCIVCFNVFANNTSLERHMKRHSTDKPFACTICQKTFARKEHLDNHFRSHTGETPFRCQYCAKTFTRKEHMVNHVRKHTGETPHRCDICKKSFTRKEHYVNHYMWHTGETPHRCDFCSKTFTRKEHLLNHVRQHTGESPHRCSYCMKTFTRKEHLVNHIRQHTGESPHKCTYCTKTFTRKEHLTNHVRQHTGDSPHRCSYCKKTFTRKEHLTNHVRLHTGDSPHKCEYCQKTFTRKEHLNNHMRQHSSDNPHCCNVCNKPFTRKEHLINHMSRCHTGDRPFTCETCGKSFPLKGNLLFHQRSHTKGQEMERPFACEKCPKNFICKGHLVSHMRSHSGEKPHACTLCSKAFVERGNLKRHMKMNHPDAMMPPPPVHPHPQIPAGVLTQVKQEVKPIIIPHHSATTTMHTIQQITAGAAGGAGAVQLTPGLVPLVTSTLISHNAAAQQQSQKQQAAAAAAAQQQAAAAAAAQQQAAQQQAAAAHQQHQQQVAAQHQQQAAVAAHQQQQQQLQQQQQLLQLSIQQAAHHHQQEQHRQQQQQQHQQQQQQQHHQQQQQGHPQAPPPQQQQQPPPIALISDPSALARAAIQLQHLPANVEQHPVVY
- the crol gene encoding crooked legs, isoform B — encoded protein: MQHVSAASSVPSVVTPVVTTGGTTITLGGPPPLPKSEHKEDGKPPHGIEMYKVNIEDISQLFTYHEVFGKIHGDVVNHQLAAAHGGQLPPPPPLPPQVTSHAASAAAAAAAASTNNAAVAAVMASANAAAAAAAAASAGGGLPPATSGNGGQQVTVTTTSSSTSSGGSTTSGGTTTTAGELLMPKMEGGIHGVDGSGNGGNGGGQNVALAPDGTPIATGTHVCDICGKMFQFRYQLIVHRRYHSERKPFMCQVCGQGFTTSQDLTRHGKIHIGGPMFTCIVCFNVFANNTSLERHMKRHSTDKPFACTICQKTFARKEHLDNHFRSHTGETPFRCQYCAKTFTRKEHMVNHVRKHTGETPHRCDICKKSFTRKEHYVNHYMWHTGQTPHQCDVCGKKYTRKEHLANHMRSHTNETPFRCEICGKSFSRKEHFTNHILWHTGETPHRCDFCSKTFTRKEHLLNHVRQHTGESPHRCSYCMKTFTRKEHLVNHIRQHTGETPFKCTYCTKAFTRKDHMVNHVRQHTGESPHKCTYCTKTFTRKEHLTNHVRQHTGDSPHRCSYCKKTFTRKEHLTNHVRLHTGDSPHKCEYCQKTFTRKEHLNNHMRQHSSDNPHCCNVCNKPFTRKEHLINHMSRCHTGDRPFTCETCGKSFPLKGNLLFHQRSHTKGQEMERPFACEKCPKNFICKVPHHSATTTMHTIQQITAGAAGGAGAVQLTPGLVPLVTSTLISHNAAAQQQSQKQQAAAAAAAQQQAAAAAAAQQQAAQQQAAAAHQQHQQQVAAQHQQQAAVAAHQQQQQQLQQQQQLLQLSIQQAAHHHQQEQHRQQQQQQHQQQQQQQHHQQQQQGHPQAPPPQQQQQPPPIALISDPSALARAAIQLQHLPANVEQHPVVY